In the genome of Apostichopus japonicus isolate 1M-3 chromosome 15, ASM3797524v1, whole genome shotgun sequence, one region contains:
- the LOC139981156 gene encoding uncharacterized protein, whose protein sequence is MESVSPPEWLTRSKQALLKSQEWQEFQDQLTAAVDHHLTEVQLDNFRDLSEEAKRSLLQNALQSVHQGGSYARISARVSEIIAEHIHLNRKYHVDTMTTPEWASLQTQANAGLLHLLQKWPDLKSKLYRCFNIQLPQSLRRLVWSLYLENPQVKTKYLEKFRQNPESTMSLLDLEIVKNCDHLLQTEQTLQPLKTFSKSLHLMKAVLSYYHVTLQTSSSIIASDYMLALPFVYVTLATNPSTSLKVADTATTIEQFMTFMECRPVYMKESYTTEFEAVWTEFTDKVISRLGAADEDLLGHVKAILDKDSPAESFAEKMKTVTRPMVRSMFVGYLSLDSVLFVWDQYLIGLDAPNYDIIPVITALTISLLRLQVLQCQTAEEISSCLKRDGNKLKKEFYMYEINRNFHQDLNTSLNSRPVLDSQNYPMPWNVNVPASDVDSSVNRENIRLKDLLEKESRKRQEVEERYTTGMKEMKEELNQLRKLIEKDEDAKNENDILHQPSTSYSGPQ, encoded by the exons ATGGAGTCTGTCTCACCACCAGAATGGTTAACAAGGAGTAAACAAGCCTTGCTTAAGAGTCAG gAATGGCAAGAGTTTCAAGATCAACTGACAGCAGCAGTGGACCATCACCTTACAGAAGTTCAGCTTGATAACTTTAGAGATCTTTCAGAAGAAGCAAAAAGAAGCTTATTGCAGAATGCACTGCAATCCGTTCATCAAG GCGGCAGCTATGCAAGAATCTCAGCACGCGTTTCCGAAATCATTGCAGAACACATTCACTTGAACAGGAAATATCATGTCGATACTATGACAACACCGGAATGGGCGAGTTTGCAGACTCAGGCCAATGCAGGGTTGCTTCACTTGCTGCAGAAATGGCCAGATCTGAAGAGCAAGTTGTATAGATGTTTCAATATACAGCTGCCCCAGTCACTCAGGAGGCTAGTGTGGAGTCTGTACCTAGAGAATCCACAAG tgaaaacaaaatatttagagaaatttCGCCAAAACCCAGAAAGCACCATGTCTTTGCTTGATCTTGAGATTGTCAAGAACTGTGATCATTTGCTGCAAACTGAGCAGACTCTACAACCGCTTAAAACTTTTTCAA AAAGTCTTCACCTGATGAAAGCTGTTCTGTCGTATTACCACGTGACGTTGCAGACTAGCTCTAGCATCATTGCATCAGACTACATGCTGGCATTACCTTTTGTCTATGTTACCCTAGCAACCAATCCAAGCACATCTCTGAAGGTTGCAGATACGGCTACCACGATAGAACAGTTCATGACCTTCATGGAGTGCCGACCTGTTTACATGAAGGAATCTTACaccacg GAGTTTGAAGCTGTTTGGACTGAATTTACTGACAAAGTCATCTCCAGATTGGGAGCAGCTGATGAAGATTTGCTGGGACATGTAAAAGCCATTTTGGATAAAG ATTCTCCAGCAGAGAGCTTTGCAGAGAAGATGAAAACAGTGACCAGACCTATGGTCCGCTCTATGTTTGTTG GATATCTCTCTCTGGATTCGGTCTTATTTGTTTGGGATCAGTATTTGATTGGATTGGATGCAccaaactatgacatcatacctGTCATAACAGCCTTGACTATTTCTCTATTGAGACTACAGGTCCTGCAATGTCAAACA GCAGAGGAAATCTCAAGTTGCTTAAAGAGGGATGGAAATAAACTGAAGAAAGAATTTTACATGTATGAG atcaatagaaATTTTCATCAAGATCTCAATACTTCCTTGAACAGCAGACCAGTGTTAGATTCCCAAAATT ATCCAATGCCTTGGAATGTCAATGTTCCAGCATCAGATGTGGATTCCTCCGTGAACAGAGAAAATATCAGGTTGAAGGATCTACTTGAGAAG GAATCCAGGAAGAGACAGGAGGTAGAAGAGAGGTATACTACAGGCATGAAAGAGATGAAGGAAGAATTAAATCAGTTGAGGAAACTGATAGAGAAAGACGAAGATGCCAAG AATGAAAATGACATTCTTCATCAACCTAGCACATCTTACTCTGGTCCGCAATAA